A window of Clostridium novyi genomic DNA:
GCTTTTATTGCTTTTACATATCCATCTTCTGTAGCAAGTACTGGTTCTACTATACTTGCAGATGGTAATAATGATGTATCATCAACACTTTCAGGATTTCCACCTTGAGCTTTAACAAATTCTTTTAATTTTTCAATACCTTTACCATTTTTAATTACTTCTTCAAGCATTGCTCTAGCTTCTTTTGCATCTTTAGCTTTTCCACCTAGAACTACCATATGAGATCCTAATGTTAAACAAAGTTCTGTAAGGTCTTTTGGACCTTCTCCTCTTAATGTTTCTATAGCTTCTTTAATTTCTAAAGCATTACCTACAGCAAACCCTAAAGGTTGATCCATATCTGTTATTACACCAATAGTATTTCTTCCAACGTGGTTTCCGATATCAACCATTTCTTGTGCTAATGCAAATGAGTTTTCTTCTGTTTTCATGAATGCTCCACTACCTGTTTTTACATCAAGTACTATAGCATCTGCACCTGATGCTATTTTTTTACTCATGATACTTGCAGCTATTAATGACATATTATCTACTGTAGCTGTAACATCACGAAGAGCATATAATTTTTTATCAGCTGGTGCAAGATTTGCAGTTTGACCAGCAACAGCTATTTTTATACTATTTACATTATTTATGAATTTATCAATAGGCATTTCTATTGATAATCCTGGGAAAGATTCTAATTTATCAAGTGTTCCACCAGTGTGTCCAAGACCTCTTCCAGACATTTTAGCAACTGGAACTCCAACAGCTGCAACTAATGGTGCAAGAACTATAGTTGTTGTATCTCCAACTCCACCAGTACTATGTTTATCTACTTTTATTCCATTAATAGCTGAAAGATCTATTACTTCTCCACTTTCAAACATAGCTCTTGTTAAGTCTGCAGTTTCTCTCTTGTTCATTTTTTGAAAATAAATAGCCATCATCATAGCTGATACTTGATAATCTGGTATTTCACCTTTTGTAAAACCTTCAACAAAGAAGTTTATTTCTTCAGTTGTAAGTTCTCCACCATCTCTTTTTTTCATAATAAGATCATACATTCTCATAATTATTTCCCCCTGATATACACTTTTTATATTTCTTTTATTACACCATTCATAAGTTTTATAAATGTTTCTCTTACTCTTTCAGATGTTTCTATAACTTCTTCATGATCAAGTGGTTGATCTAAAATTCCAGCTGCCATATTAGTCATACATGAAATTCCAACTGTTTTTATTCCTGAATGTGAAGCTATTATTACTTCTGGTACTGTTGACATTCCAGCTGCATCTCCACCTAAAGTACGAATCATTCTTATTTCTGCTGGTGTTTCATAAGTAGGGCCGCTCATAGCTGCATAAACTCCTTCTTGA
This region includes:
- a CDS encoding pyrimidine-nucleoside phosphorylase, which gives rise to MRMYDLIMKKRDGGELTTEEINFFVEGFTKGEIPDYQVSAMMMAIYFQKMNKRETADLTRAMFESGEVIDLSAINGIKVDKHSTGGVGDTTTIVLAPLVAAVGVPVAKMSGRGLGHTGGTLDKLESFPGLSIEMPIDKFINNVNSIKIAVAGQTANLAPADKKLYALRDVTATVDNMSLIAASIMSKKIASGADAIVLDVKTGSGAFMKTEENSFALAQEMVDIGNHVGRNTIGVITDMDQPLGFAVGNALEIKEAIETLRGEGPKDLTELCLTLGSHMVVLGGKAKDAKEARAMLEEVIKNGKGIEKLKEFVKAQGGNPESVDDTSLLPSASIVEPVLATEDGYVKAIKADDIGIAALVLGAGRETKESEIDLGVGLVLHKKIGDFVKKGEAIATIYANDVNKQKESEKRLRAAYTFVNEKVETKKLVRGIVTKDGIEKF